From Pontibacter actiniarum, a single genomic window includes:
- the hemC gene encoding hydroxymethylbilane synthase, whose product MAENITDRTIRIGTRGSKLALWQAEAAAEKLQAAGFKTELVIISTKGDQVLDKSLDKIGSKGVFTEELEVALREGQVEIAVHSAKDVQSTIPADLELVAFMEREQVNDVILSFDPDFKLERESNAVIGTSSTRRKALLKKYYPNISTAESRGNLQTRLRKLEEKQFDALMLAYAGVSRMGYDHLIVHTFPEYEFIPAAGQGSVAIECARNLEPELKKGLKQALNHTQTHVCLLAERAFLRTMEGGCSIPSFALATLTGEGVSITGGIVSLDGKILLQETLEGPTVAAEEMGEELANIILGQGGDEILRSIRAERGE is encoded by the coding sequence ATGGCAGAAAACATAACAGACAGAACGATACGCATCGGTACGCGCGGTAGCAAGCTGGCGCTGTGGCAAGCCGAGGCAGCCGCTGAAAAACTGCAGGCCGCCGGATTTAAAACAGAGCTGGTGATCATCAGCACCAAAGGAGACCAGGTGCTGGACAAGTCGTTGGATAAAATAGGCTCAAAGGGAGTGTTTACCGAAGAGCTGGAGGTGGCGCTGCGCGAGGGGCAGGTAGAAATTGCCGTGCACAGCGCCAAAGATGTGCAGTCCACGATACCAGCCGACCTGGAGCTGGTGGCGTTTATGGAGCGGGAGCAGGTGAACGACGTAATCCTGAGCTTTGACCCTGACTTTAAGCTGGAGCGCGAGAGCAACGCCGTGATCGGCACTTCCTCCACCCGCCGCAAGGCACTGCTCAAAAAGTACTACCCGAACATCTCCACGGCCGAATCCAGGGGAAACCTGCAGACGCGCCTGCGCAAGCTGGAGGAGAAGCAGTTCGACGCGCTGATGCTGGCCTATGCCGGTGTGTCCCGCATGGGCTACGATCACCTGATCGTGCACACGTTCCCGGAGTACGAGTTTATACCGGCCGCCGGGCAGGGCAGCGTCGCCATTGAGTGCGCCAGAAACCTGGAGCCGGAGCTGAAGAAGGGTCTCAAGCAGGCGCTGAACCATACCCAGACGCATGTGTGCCTGCTGGCAGAGCGCGCCTTTCTGCGCACCATGGAAGGGGGCTGCAGCATCCCGTCTTTCGCGCTGGCGACGCTCACTGGCGAAGGGGTAAGTATAACCGGCGGCATTGTAAGCCTCGATGGCAAAATACTGCTGCAGGAAACGCTGGAAGGGCCGACAGTGGCTGCCGAAGAGATGGGCGAAGAGCTGGCGAACATCATCCTGGGCCAGGGCGGCGATGAGATTCTGAGAAGCATCAGAGCGGAGCGCGGCGAGTAG
- a CDS encoding phosphoribosyltransferase family protein, whose amino-acid sequence MTPQTNHQNLILDRTQIEQKVTRMAYEIYEHNFEEQELVLAGIHQDGYTLAEMLAVQLQQISPIKVSLLRITLNKVAPVQDPVQQEPKSTSIAGKAVILVDDVLNTGRTLAYTLNTFLPQNPKKVEVATLVDRHHPLYPIASTYTGYSLATTINERIDVILDDESFGAYLH is encoded by the coding sequence ATGACACCACAAACAAACCACCAGAACCTGATACTGGACCGCACCCAGATTGAGCAAAAGGTGACGCGCATGGCCTACGAGATTTACGAGCACAACTTTGAGGAGCAGGAGCTCGTGCTGGCAGGCATCCACCAGGACGGCTACACGCTGGCCGAGATGCTGGCAGTGCAGCTACAGCAGATTTCCCCTATCAAGGTGTCCCTGCTGCGCATTACGCTCAACAAGGTGGCCCCGGTGCAGGACCCGGTGCAGCAGGAGCCCAAAAGTACAAGTATAGCCGGCAAGGCCGTGATTCTGGTGGATGACGTGCTGAACACCGGCAGGACGCTGGCGTACACGCTAAACACGTTTCTGCCGCAGAACCCCAAAAAGGTAGAGGTGGCCACGCTCGTAGACCGCCACCACCCGCTTTACCCGATCGCCTCCACCTACACGGGCTACTCACTGGCTACCACCATCAACGAGCGCATCGACGTGATTCTGGACGACGAGAGCTTTGGCGCGTACCTGCACTAA
- the secDF gene encoding protein translocase subunit SecDF, translated as MRNKSLIIVLTVIVSALCLYYLSFSFIARSVQNKAELYATDAQGNVDLLKKQTYLDSVWKEPVFLGLTYQDVKENELGLGLDLKGGMHVVLEVSPVEIIKSMSGNSKDPSFQKALARAQELQKNSQERFTTLFAEAYREVEPNGRLSRIFSNTANRGKISYESTNEQVIEVIEAEVEDAIDRSFNILRTRIDRFGVTQPNIQRLKGTGRIQIELPGIDNPDRVRKLLQGMANLEFWEVWSPQEFSPYFVQVGQYLDEQQKAGKLNIGGTNANAGDATGNVSIVEEAGQDVLAQAAGNDSIQTDSAAIAAATKDTAATAIDSLANNPRTGVLASLFTQMPGGIGANVRDTARINDLFSRPDVRSILPPNMKFLWGVKPITGDNGAEFVEFYAIKKGRDGKAPMTGEVINEARQDFDQTGRPEITMNMNPTGAKKWARLTGDNVGRQVAIVLDNYVYSAPVVQGEITGGNSSISGNFTIEEAQDLANILKAGKMPAPTRIVEEAIVGPSLGQEAINQGLISTLAGFAIVVIFMIAYYSRGGFIADLSLLFNVFFILGVLAQFGAALTLPGIAGIVLTLGMAVDANVLIFERMREEAAKGLSMREVINAGYGKAFSTIFDANVTTFIVGFILYFFGSGPVKGFAITLMIGIVTSFFTSVFISRLFVESTFKKGGKLAFSTSLADKMFRNITFDVMKYRKPAYAFSLFILAFGFVAMAIKGPNLGVDFRGGRSYVIEFDQAVPASEVRSALMDDFQEAGTEVKTFGASNRVKVITSWLADDESIEADEKVATALEQGLQEYSNLTPEILSSSKVGATMADDIQNTALIAVLLALVGIFLYVMVRFSKWQFSLGGVVALLHDALMIIAVFSILNLFGISYEMDQVFIAAVLTIIGFSINDTVVIFDRVREYLNDNPRSGIREVVNPALISTFSRTIITSLTLFLVVVVLFIFGGEVLRSFSLAMIIGVLFGTYSSLFIATPIVVDTTKEKAKEPAAPKVQQAR; from the coding sequence ATGCGGAACAAATCATTAATTATCGTTCTGACGGTGATCGTATCGGCGCTCTGCCTGTACTACCTGTCGTTCTCGTTCATTGCCCGCAGCGTGCAAAACAAAGCCGAGCTTTACGCCACGGACGCACAAGGCAATGTCGACCTGCTTAAAAAGCAGACTTACCTGGACTCTGTTTGGAAAGAGCCTGTATTCCTAGGCCTTACCTACCAGGATGTAAAGGAAAACGAGCTAGGCCTTGGCCTGGACCTGAAAGGTGGTATGCACGTGGTGCTGGAGGTATCGCCTGTAGAGATCATCAAGTCGATGTCTGGCAACAGCAAAGACCCGAGCTTCCAGAAAGCGCTGGCCCGTGCGCAGGAGCTGCAGAAGAACAGCCAGGAGCGTTTCACGACGCTTTTTGCAGAAGCTTACCGCGAGGTGGAGCCAAACGGCCGCCTGAGCCGCATCTTCTCTAACACGGCCAACCGTGGCAAGATCAGCTACGAGTCTACCAACGAGCAGGTGATTGAGGTTATCGAAGCCGAGGTGGAAGACGCCATTGACCGCTCTTTCAACATCCTGCGTACCCGTATCGACCGTTTTGGCGTAACACAGCCGAACATTCAGCGCCTGAAAGGCACTGGCCGTATCCAGATCGAGCTTCCGGGCATCGACAACCCAGACCGCGTGCGCAAGCTCCTGCAGGGCATGGCAAACCTGGAGTTCTGGGAAGTGTGGTCTCCACAGGAGTTCAGCCCGTACTTTGTGCAGGTGGGCCAGTACCTGGATGAGCAGCAGAAAGCCGGCAAACTTAACATTGGCGGCACAAACGCTAACGCCGGAGACGCGACAGGCAATGTTTCCATCGTAGAGGAAGCCGGCCAGGACGTGTTGGCACAGGCTGCCGGCAACGACTCTATCCAGACAGACTCTGCCGCCATCGCCGCCGCTACCAAAGACACAGCAGCAACAGCGATCGACTCGCTTGCCAACAACCCGCGAACAGGCGTACTGGCTTCGCTCTTCACGCAGATGCCTGGTGGCATTGGCGCCAATGTACGCGACACAGCCCGTATCAACGACCTGTTTAGCCGCCCGGATGTGCGCTCTATTCTGCCTCCGAACATGAAATTCCTGTGGGGCGTGAAGCCGATCACAGGCGATAACGGAGCCGAGTTTGTGGAGTTCTACGCGATCAAGAAAGGCCGTGACGGCAAGGCTCCGATGACGGGTGAGGTAATCAACGAAGCCCGCCAGGATTTTGACCAGACCGGTCGCCCTGAGATCACGATGAACATGAACCCGACCGGCGCCAAGAAATGGGCCCGCCTGACAGGTGATAACGTAGGTCGCCAGGTGGCGATCGTGCTGGATAACTATGTCTACTCTGCCCCGGTGGTGCAGGGAGAAATCACAGGTGGTAACTCTTCCATCTCCGGTAACTTCACCATCGAAGAGGCACAAGACCTTGCCAACATCCTGAAAGCCGGTAAAATGCCAGCCCCTACCCGTATCGTGGAAGAGGCTATCGTAGGTCCGTCACTGGGCCAGGAGGCTATTAACCAGGGCCTGATCTCTACTCTGGCAGGTTTCGCCATTGTGGTTATCTTCATGATCGCTTACTACAGCCGCGGTGGTTTCATTGCTGACCTTTCCCTGCTGTTCAACGTGTTCTTTATCCTTGGTGTGCTGGCGCAGTTTGGTGCTGCCCTTACACTGCCGGGTATTGCCGGTATCGTACTGACTCTGGGTATGGCCGTGGATGCGAACGTACTGATCTTTGAGCGTATGCGCGAAGAGGCTGCCAAAGGCCTGAGCATGCGTGAGGTAATCAACGCCGGCTACGGTAAGGCATTCAGCACGATCTTCGACGCAAACGTAACGACTTTCATCGTAGGCTTTATCCTGTACTTCTTCGGTTCAGGCCCGGTAAAAGGCTTTGCCATCACGCTGATGATCGGTATCGTGACTTCGTTCTTCACCTCTGTGTTCATCTCCAGGCTGTTTGTGGAAAGTACCTTTAAGAAAGGCGGCAAGCTTGCCTTCTCTACTTCACTGGCCGACAAGATGTTCCGCAACATCACATTCGACGTGATGAAGTATAGAAAACCTGCTTACGCTTTCTCTCTGTTTATACTTGCTTTTGGCTTTGTGGCAATGGCTATCAAAGGCCCTAACCTGGGTGTGGACTTTAGAGGAGGCCGCTCTTATGTAATTGAGTTTGACCAGGCTGTTCCGGCTTCTGAGGTTCGTTCTGCCCTGATGGATGACTTCCAGGAGGCTGGCACTGAAGTGAAAACCTTCGGCGCCTCTAACCGCGTGAAAGTAATCACCAGCTGGCTGGCCGACGACGAGAGCATCGAGGCCGATGAGAAGGTAGCCACTGCCCTGGAGCAAGGCCTTCAGGAGTACAGCAACCTGACCCCGGAAATCCTGAGCTCATCGAAGGTAGGCGCCACCATGGCCGACGACATCCAGAATACAGCCTTGATCGCTGTGCTGCTGGCACTGGTTGGTATCTTCCTGTACGTGATGGTGCGTTTCAGCAAATGGCAGTTCTCACTGGGTGGCGTAGTTGCCCTTCTGCACGATGCCCTGATGATTATCGCAGTGTTCTCTATCCTGAACCTGTTCGGCATCTCCTATGAAATGGACCAGGTGTTTATCGCAGCGGTTCTGACTATCATCGGTTTCTCGATCAACGACACCGTGGTTATCTTTGACCGCGTGCGTGAGTACCTGAACGACAACCCGCGCTCCGGCATCAGAGAGGTGGTAAACCCAGCCCTGATCAGCACGTTTAGCCGTACTATCATCACATCTTTAACGTTGTTCCTGGTAGTAGTGGTGCTCTTCATCTTCGGTGGTGAAGTACTGCGCAGCTTCTCGCTGGCCATGATTATCGGTGTGCTGTTTGGTACTTACTCTTCCCTGTTCATCGCCACACCAATTGTGGTAGACACAACAAAAGAGAAAGCGAAGGAGCCGGCAGCACCAAAAGTGCAGCAGGCCCGCTAA
- a CDS encoding potassium channel family protein → MRHKFAVIGLGIFGNSIATTLAERGAEVIAIDNDEDHVEAIKDQVAYAVALDATDIRSLEAQNIQDMDAVIVAIGEDFEALLITTANLQELNVKRVITRASNKQQRRILEKMGVQEILSPEGEVGKTVAERLLQPSIRTFLPLPDNYEIVEINAPRNIANRSVAKISLREKYNLNLITIKRFFEEIQDGKPTQVEHIIGVPKADTIIYPSDILLLIGKKQDVKRFIDINR, encoded by the coding sequence ATGAGGCATAAATTTGCGGTAATCGGGCTGGGTATCTTCGGCAACTCTATTGCGACGACACTGGCAGAGCGCGGCGCCGAAGTCATTGCCATCGACAACGACGAGGACCATGTGGAGGCCATCAAGGACCAGGTAGCCTACGCCGTGGCGCTAGACGCCACCGACATCCGGTCGCTGGAGGCACAGAACATCCAGGACATGGACGCAGTGATTGTGGCCATCGGGGAGGACTTCGAGGCTTTGCTGATCACCACGGCTAACCTGCAGGAGCTGAACGTGAAGCGTGTGATCACCCGCGCCTCCAATAAGCAGCAGCGCCGCATCCTGGAGAAGATGGGTGTGCAGGAGATCCTGTCGCCGGAGGGAGAGGTTGGCAAAACAGTGGCCGAGCGCCTGCTGCAGCCAAGTATACGCACTTTCCTCCCGCTACCCGATAACTACGAGATCGTGGAGATTAACGCCCCGCGCAACATCGCCAACCGCAGTGTGGCCAAAATATCGCTCCGCGAGAAGTATAACCTCAACCTGATCACGATAAAGCGCTTTTTTGAGGAGATCCAGGACGGCAAGCCAACGCAGGTAGAGCACATTATCGGCGTGCCGAAGGCCGACACCATCATCTATCCATCAGATATCCTGTTGCTTATCGGCAAGAAGCAGGACGTAAAGCGATTTATCGATATTAACCGCTAA
- a CDS encoding type B 50S ribosomal protein L31 yields the protein MKKGIHPEYRQVVFQDMTSDFKFITRSTMTSEETITMEDGKEYPVIKVEVSSASHPFYTGKNIFVDTAGRVEKFNKRYTKK from the coding sequence ATGAAAAAAGGCATTCACCCAGAATACAGACAGGTGGTTTTTCAGGATATGACAAGTGATTTCAAATTCATCACTCGTTCTACTATGACTTCTGAAGAGACAATCACTATGGAAGATGGTAAAGAGTATCCGGTAATCAAGGTGGAGGTTTCTTCTGCTTCTCACCCGTTCTATACTGGTAAAAACATCTTCGTGGATACTGCTGGACGTGTTGAGAAATTCAACAAGCGTTACACAAAGAAATAA
- a CDS encoding GlmU family protein, translating into MNIILFDEPTIRQNLLPLTFTRPVAEVRVGIMTIAEKWGEYMREPVSYLTQPYLQQKYDLNLGFHNLYINGAVCPDEELVAAILNLKMGESLHHNGLLIAINGDNLELNEVEELANYASTREHECESCTIIRDVWDIFLQNGSQIRSDFAKLTAGRQSQPVGDKHTIVYNEENIFIEEGVKIRAAILNAENGPIYLGKNSQVHEGAVIKGPFALGEESNVNVGGKMRGDVSIGPFCKVGGEVAASVIFGYTNKGHEGYLGNSVLGEWINIGADTNTSNLKNNYAEVKIWNYAKGGFKNTGQQFCGLIMGDHSKCGINTMFNTGTVVGVSANIFGPGFPRNFIPSFSWGGAAGFETFQMRKVTEVAEKVMARRNKQLDQTERGILNHIFEETQQYRVWDKKA; encoded by the coding sequence ATGAACATCATACTTTTCGACGAACCTACCATCAGGCAAAACCTGCTGCCGCTGACTTTTACCAGGCCGGTGGCCGAGGTGCGCGTAGGCATCATGACCATCGCCGAGAAATGGGGCGAGTACATGCGGGAGCCGGTGTCGTATCTCACACAGCCCTACCTGCAGCAGAAGTATGACCTCAACCTGGGGTTCCATAACCTCTACATAAACGGCGCCGTGTGCCCCGACGAGGAGCTCGTAGCCGCCATCCTCAACCTGAAGATGGGGGAGTCGCTGCACCACAACGGCCTGCTCATCGCCATCAACGGCGACAACCTGGAGCTGAACGAAGTGGAGGAGCTGGCCAACTATGCCTCTACCCGGGAGCACGAGTGCGAGTCTTGCACGATTATCCGGGATGTGTGGGATATCTTCCTGCAGAACGGGAGCCAGATCCGCAGCGACTTTGCCAAGCTGACCGCAGGGCGCCAGAGCCAGCCCGTGGGAGACAAGCACACCATCGTTTACAACGAGGAGAACATCTTTATCGAAGAAGGCGTGAAGATTCGTGCGGCTATCCTGAATGCGGAGAACGGGCCGATTTACCTGGGTAAAAACTCCCAGGTGCACGAGGGGGCGGTGATAAAGGGGCCTTTTGCGCTGGGCGAGGAGAGCAACGTGAACGTGGGCGGCAAAATGCGCGGCGACGTGAGCATCGGCCCCTTCTGCAAGGTGGGCGGCGAGGTGGCGGCCTCGGTTATCTTTGGCTACACCAACAAGGGCCACGAGGGCTACCTGGGCAACTCCGTGCTGGGCGAATGGATTAACATCGGCGCTGACACGAACACCTCCAACCTGAAGAACAACTACGCCGAGGTGAAGATATGGAACTACGCCAAAGGCGGCTTTAAAAATACGGGCCAGCAGTTCTGCGGCCTCATCATGGGCGACCACAGCAAGTGCGGCATCAACACCATGTTCAACACCGGCACGGTAGTGGGTGTGAGCGCGAATATCTTCGGGCCGGGCTTCCCGCGTAACTTCATCCCGTCGTTTAGCTGGGGCGGGGCGGCCGGCTTCGAGACTTTCCAGATGCGGAAGGTAACGGAGGTGGCCGAGAAGGTGATGGCCCGCCGTAACAAGCAGCTCGACCAGACGGAGCGCGGCATCTTGAACCATATTTTTGAAGAGACGCAGCAATACCGCGTCTGGGATAAAAAGGCTTAG
- a CDS encoding RNA methyltransferase yields MPKAANISCHLRHLLMSVTLLWALMLNGQEVAAFTSAAGATQQPSSRLATAPDTEDKTVVKQKVSLEGTTSFVALDLQQDIEPLPQQPSFGSPANELLPAYTTIPPGNGFVAQLIPNTIQPNAP; encoded by the coding sequence ATGCCAAAAGCCGCTAACATATCCTGCCACCTCAGGCATCTCTTGATGTCGGTAACCCTGCTGTGGGCGCTCATGCTCAACGGCCAGGAAGTGGCAGCCTTTACGTCGGCGGCTGGCGCAACGCAGCAACCCAGCTCCAGGCTGGCCACTGCCCCGGATACAGAGGACAAGACAGTCGTAAAGCAGAAGGTATCGCTGGAGGGCACCACCTCTTTTGTGGCCCTCGACCTGCAGCAGGACATTGAGCCACTTCCGCAGCAGCCATCCTTCGGTTCCCCGGCCAACGAGCTTTTACCGGCCTACACCACCATTCCTCCCGGCAATGGTTTTGTGGCCCAGCTTATTCCAAACACCATACAGCCCAACGCCCCCTAG
- a CDS encoding ATP-binding protein produces MQFSQIIGHQEAKQLLLKSVQQNHVAHAQLFLGQEGSANLALALAYATYINCEDKQPDDSCGTCGSCVKMNRLVHPDFNFVMPVTATKAVSKDALSNKFMNEWREFILSSPFQGLNEWMQHIGAENKQGIISKDESRQLVKLVSLKAFEGACKIVVIWLPELMHPSAANALLKLLEEPPAQTLFLLVSQSAEKLLATITSRTQIMQVRNFTEQEVMQFVQQKYNLEDDRARQIAQLAEGSLNAAAKLTSEISSDYFSFFTEWMRHCYSYKFRELVDMSDKFQTLGRENQKNFLLYALNLFRKVMLFGVDASLISFLPPAELDFVQKFSKVITGNNAGDLAEELNQAHYHIERNANPKMVFVDSSIQIAGFLRKG; encoded by the coding sequence GTGCAGTTTTCACAAATCATCGGCCACCAGGAGGCAAAGCAGCTGTTACTGAAATCGGTGCAGCAGAACCATGTGGCGCATGCGCAGCTGTTTCTGGGGCAGGAGGGAAGCGCAAACCTGGCCCTGGCGCTGGCCTACGCCACGTACATTAACTGCGAGGACAAGCAGCCCGATGATTCATGTGGAACATGCGGCAGCTGCGTGAAGATGAACAGGCTGGTGCACCCGGACTTTAACTTCGTGATGCCCGTGACCGCTACCAAGGCGGTGAGCAAGGATGCGCTGAGCAACAAGTTCATGAACGAGTGGCGCGAGTTTATCCTTAGCAGCCCGTTTCAGGGGCTGAATGAGTGGATGCAGCACATCGGGGCCGAAAACAAGCAGGGCATCATCTCGAAAGACGAAAGCCGCCAACTGGTAAAGCTGGTGTCACTGAAGGCCTTTGAGGGAGCTTGCAAGATTGTCGTGATCTGGCTGCCCGAGCTCATGCACCCCTCTGCGGCCAACGCCCTGCTGAAGCTGCTGGAGGAGCCACCTGCCCAAACGCTGTTCCTGCTCGTGTCGCAGTCGGCGGAGAAGCTGCTGGCCACCATCACCTCGCGCACGCAAATCATGCAGGTGCGCAACTTTACGGAGCAGGAGGTGATGCAGTTTGTGCAGCAGAAGTATAACCTGGAGGATGACCGGGCCCGGCAGATCGCCCAGCTGGCCGAGGGCAGCCTGAACGCCGCCGCCAAACTCACCAGCGAGATCAGCAGCGACTACTTCTCCTTCTTTACCGAATGGATGCGCCACTGCTACAGCTATAAGTTCAGGGAGCTGGTGGACATGAGCGATAAGTTTCAGACACTGGGCCGCGAGAACCAGAAGAACTTTCTGCTTTACGCGCTCAACCTGTTCCGGAAGGTGATGCTCTTCGGCGTGGATGCCTCGCTGATCTCCTTCCTGCCGCCCGCTGAGCTGGACTTCGTGCAGAAGTTCTCGAAGGTGATAACCGGCAACAACGCCGGCGACCTGGCAGAGGAGCTGAACCAGGCCCATTACCATATTGAGCGAAACGCTAACCCGAAGATGGTCTTTGTGGACAGCTCCATTCAGATCGCCGGGTTCCTGCGTAAAGGCTAG
- a CDS encoding non-canonical purine NTP diphosphatase yields MKKLCFATNNKHKLAEVSQMLEGRYALLSLEDIGCNVELPEEQDTLEGNSRQKAEYVWQHFNVSCFADDTGLEVAALDGAPGVYSARYAGPQRSDSDNIQKLLQSLEGQQNRQARFRTSVTLILDGQEHQFEGIVTGRITEDWQGDKGFGYDPVFMPDGYDRTFAQMSAEEKNAISHRGRAVQELVRFLKAL; encoded by the coding sequence ATGAAGAAGCTCTGCTTTGCAACCAACAACAAACACAAACTGGCCGAGGTAAGCCAGATGCTGGAAGGCAGGTACGCCCTGCTGAGCCTGGAGGATATTGGCTGCAACGTAGAACTGCCGGAGGAGCAGGACACGCTGGAGGGCAACTCGCGGCAGAAGGCCGAGTACGTGTGGCAGCACTTTAACGTGAGCTGCTTTGCCGACGACACCGGCCTGGAGGTAGCCGCGCTAGACGGCGCTCCCGGGGTGTACTCGGCCCGCTACGCCGGCCCGCAGCGCTCCGACAGCGACAACATCCAGAAGCTGCTGCAAAGCCTGGAGGGGCAGCAAAACCGCCAGGCCCGCTTCCGCACCAGCGTCACGCTTATCCTGGACGGGCAGGAACATCAGTTTGAGGGCATCGTAACAGGACGTATAACAGAAGACTGGCAAGGCGACAAAGGCTTTGGCTACGACCCCGTGTTTATGCCCGACGGCTACGACCGCACCTTTGCGCAGATGAGCGCCGAGGAAAAGAACGCCATTAGCCACCGTGGCCGCGCCGTACAGGAACTGGTGCGCTTTTTAAAGGCGCTGTAG
- the udk gene encoding uridine kinase — protein MQKPFIVGITGGSASGKTTFLNKLLTSFSPENICLISQDNYYKPREHQTKDLNGIVNFDLPSCIDDEAYAHDILKVSQGETVYRTEYTFNNPNVVPKQLEFRPAPIVVVEGIFVFYFEEIANLLDLKVYIDAKEYIKLQRRIVRDKVERGYDLDDVLYRYTNHVAPTYEKYIKPYKNDADIIIPNNANFERGLEVLTTYLNARIKA, from the coding sequence ATGCAAAAGCCATTCATCGTCGGAATTACAGGAGGTAGTGCTTCAGGCAAAACCACTTTTTTGAATAAGCTGCTGACGTCGTTCTCCCCCGAGAACATTTGCCTGATCTCTCAGGATAACTACTACAAGCCGCGCGAGCACCAGACCAAAGACCTGAACGGCATCGTTAACTTCGACCTGCCCTCCTGCATTGATGACGAGGCCTATGCGCACGACATCCTGAAGGTGAGCCAGGGCGAAACCGTTTACCGCACCGAGTATACTTTTAACAATCCTAACGTAGTACCTAAGCAATTGGAGTTCAGACCGGCTCCGATTGTGGTAGTGGAGGGCATCTTCGTGTTTTACTTTGAGGAGATCGCCAACCTGCTGGACCTAAAGGTGTACATCGACGCAAAAGAGTACATCAAGCTGCAGCGCCGCATTGTGCGCGACAAGGTAGAGCGCGGATACGACCTGGATGACGTGCTGTACCGTTACACGAACCATGTGGCCCCTACCTACGAGAAGTACATTAAACCATACAAGAACGATGCGGACATCATCATCCCGAACAACGCCAACTTTGAGCGCGGGCTGGAGGTGCTTACCACATACCTAAACGCTAGAATAAAAGCATGA
- a CDS encoding NifU family protein, translating to MTENKEKMVSVYAEANPNPESMKFVMNVQLLPEGQSVDYPNLESALESPLAQELFNFDYVSRVFIASNFVTVTKSADLEWVKLIPELRTFLKSYVEAGGPIFNEGFSAAKPAATADNGETSAEDADIAKKITDLLDNYVRPAVEQDGGNITFKSYNEGVVTVHLQGSCSGCPSATVTLKAGIENLLKRMVPEVKEVVADGVTV from the coding sequence ATGACAGAAAATAAAGAAAAGATGGTTTCTGTGTACGCAGAGGCTAACCCCAACCCAGAGTCGATGAAGTTTGTGATGAACGTGCAACTGCTGCCTGAGGGCCAGAGCGTGGATTATCCGAACCTGGAGAGCGCTCTGGAGTCGCCGCTGGCGCAAGAGCTGTTCAACTTCGACTACGTATCGCGCGTGTTTATCGCGAGTAACTTTGTGACCGTAACCAAAAGCGCTGACCTGGAGTGGGTAAAACTGATCCCGGAGCTGCGCACGTTCCTGAAGTCTTATGTAGAGGCGGGCGGCCCGATCTTCAACGAAGGGTTCTCTGCCGCAAAGCCTGCAGCCACGGCCGATAACGGTGAGACATCAGCCGAAGACGCAGACATCGCCAAAAAAATCACAGACCTGCTGGATAACTATGTGCGTCCGGCGGTGGAGCAGGATGGTGGTAACATCACCTTTAAGTCGTATAACGAAGGCGTGGTAACGGTGCACCTGCAGGGTTCCTGCAGCGGCTGCCCATCGGCCACTGTAACGCTTAAAGCCGGTATCGAGAACCTGCTGAAGCGCATGGTGCCTGAAGTGAAAGAAGTTGTTGCTGACGGTGTAACCGTGTAA